One segment of Clostridium botulinum DNA contains the following:
- a CDS encoding response regulator transcription factor produces MGNILLVEDDRAVALAVIYSLKKEHFNVEHAINLRSAKNMITDDIDIILLDLMLPDGDGYELCTEIRQSGNDVPIIFMTACDEESNVVLGLDLGADDYVTKPVKMRELISRINAVLRRKGKNKVFEERKIIESEGILLDKGAHLVKKDGNEISLTLNEFKLLQFLMENSPNVLTRNTILEKLWDIEGNYIDANALSVYIKRLREKVEYDSRTPTLIETVRGVGYKWTPKVVK; encoded by the coding sequence ATGGGGAATATATTATTAGTAGAAGATGATAGAGCAGTTGCATTAGCTGTTATATATAGCTTGAAGAAAGAACACTTTAATGTTGAGCATGCTATTAATTTGAGAAGTGCAAAAAATATGATTACTGATGATATAGATATTATTTTGTTAGATCTAATGCTACCAGATGGAGATGGATATGAGTTGTGTACTGAAATTAGACAATCTGGAAATGATGTTCCTATTATATTTATGACTGCTTGTGATGAAGAGTCAAATGTAGTATTAGGCTTGGATTTAGGTGCAGATGATTATGTTACAAAGCCAGTAAAAATGAGAGAACTTATATCTAGAATAAATGCTGTATTAAGAAGAAAAGGAAAAAATAAAGTTTTTGAAGAAAGAAAAATTATTGAAAGTGAAGGAATATTACTAGATAAAGGGGCTCATTTAGTTAAAAAGGATGGCAATGAAATTTCATTAACTTTAAACGAGTTTAAATTGTTACAGTTTCTTATGGAAAATTCACCTAATGTACTGACTAGAAATACAATTTTAGAAAAGTTATGGGATATTGAAGGAAATTATATTGATGCTAATGCATTAAGTGTTTACATAAAGAGGCTTAGAGAAAAAGTAGAATATGATAGTAGAACTCCTACTCTTATTGAAACTGTAAGAGGGGTGGGATACAAATGGACACCTAAGGTGGTGAAGTAG
- a CDS encoding endonuclease/exonuclease/phosphatase family protein has translation MKVMTFNLRCDFFLDFNNRWDERKKLVFDVMNKYNCDIIGTQEATEKMFKDISDNIETFNIIGNPRSKKLFSERNDILISKKHSIIENKTFWLHDNPEKYGRSRWYSMFPRICTTAIVELKNSKRIRICNSHLDFLLPQARAYELKKLSEFIKKEQEKEDLPLIIMGDFNSNPNSKLIKDFINGDVLNKRLVAVQDKKKDLYNNATMGNFKNKEKGSHIDYIFVSEEFEIIDVEIVKYNVNGKYPSDHYPLMAEINIK, from the coding sequence ATGAAAGTAATGACTTTTAATTTAAGATGTGATTTTTTCTTAGACTTTAATAATAGATGGGATGAAAGAAAAAAATTAGTGTTTGATGTAATGAATAAATATAATTGTGATATTATAGGTACTCAAGAAGCAACAGAGAAAATGTTTAAAGACATATCAGATAACATTGAGACTTTTAATATTATAGGAAATCCTAGAAGTAAAAAATTATTTTCGGAAAGAAATGATATATTAATTTCTAAAAAACACAGCATTATTGAAAATAAAACTTTTTGGTTGCATGACAATCCAGAAAAGTATGGTAGATCAAGGTGGTATTCCATGTTTCCAAGGATTTGCACGACGGCTATAGTTGAATTAAAAAATAGTAAAAGAATACGAATTTGTAATTCTCATTTAGATTTTCTTCTACCACAAGCAAGAGCATATGAACTTAAAAAACTTTCGGAATTTATAAAAAAAGAACAAGAAAAAGAGGATCTTCCATTAATAATTATGGGAGACTTTAATTCTAATCCTAATAGTAAATTAATTAAGGACTTTATAAATGGAGATGTTTTGAATAAGAGGCTTGTAGCAGTACAGGATAAGAAAAAGGATTTATATAATAATGCTACTATGGGAAATTTTAAAAATAAAGAAAAGGGATCACATATAGATTACATATTTGTATCAGAAGAATTTGAAATAATTGATGTGGAAATAGTGAAATATAATGTTAATGGTAAATATCCATCAGACCATTATCCTTTGATGGCTGAGATAAATATTAAATAA
- a CDS encoding ABC transporter permease, with translation MKLFNLTYNEVVKQFKKTSIKIIIPIILLSAIVLPLGISKINVDSNIKNAMESNLFLLEDVNNSIESLNKDKNQKAQIEKAYLQAEKEYRQLFVDYKIGFDDWKQKEAEEFRYIAYNLVAIELVLNGYRQDVVLESLQGVNPDEVIKYYEMTLENKKEVEIKFIAEKEKLKDIIINNDYMGHTALEIERKEKYIEGNKKIIYEYEKLKAKNPNDEEGKEKLEELKKENNLAIKEIYALEQDLQVLRFRYDKKVDYDKNNWKNNSIKSIEKNLEEFRRTMQTEKEFSSMANQQRIEITYDEYVKNYETQNDKCIEEIKELWYGLENEIPPLNSIRDARSVIDGTYEFYVIFAVIIAIIIGGGIVANEFSKGTIRLLLIRPVSRWKVLLSKLLSVLIISFGIVILGTTILVISSGYVYGFETLKTPLLETINGTITKIDYIQYMIPKLMISVSSLIFITSLVFMISTVARNTALAVAISMVLYLGAAPLTQVLINMKQVWLLKTLIPYINGSFFKIMPFFTEQLSKEYGIQMQYTIGAKQLLLASILMIIVTFVTFTKKDIKN, from the coding sequence ATGAAGTTATTTAATTTAACATATAATGAAGTAGTAAAACAATTTAAGAAAACTAGCATTAAAATAATAATTCCAATAATATTATTATCAGCAATAGTATTACCATTAGGAATAAGCAAAATTAATGTAGATAGTAATATTAAAAATGCAATGGAAAGTAATTTATTCTTACTAGAAGATGTTAATAATTCTATAGAAAGTTTAAATAAAGATAAAAATCAAAAAGCACAAATTGAAAAAGCTTATTTACAGGCAGAAAAAGAATATAGACAATTATTTGTAGATTATAAAATAGGATTTGATGATTGGAAACAAAAAGAGGCAGAAGAATTTAGATATATAGCTTATAATTTAGTCGCAATAGAATTAGTCTTAAATGGATATAGACAAGATGTTGTTCTTGAAAGTCTTCAAGGAGTAAATCCAGATGAAGTAATAAAGTATTATGAAATGACTTTAGAAAACAAAAAAGAAGTAGAAATTAAATTTATAGCTGAAAAAGAAAAATTAAAAGATATAATTATAAATAATGATTATATGGGACATACTGCATTAGAAATAGAAAGAAAAGAAAAATACATTGAGGGCAATAAAAAAATAATTTATGAATATGAAAAATTAAAAGCTAAAAATCCTAATGATGAAGAAGGAAAGGAAAAATTAGAGGAATTAAAGAAAGAAAATAATTTAGCAATAAAGGAAATTTATGCTTTAGAGCAAGATTTACAAGTTTTAAGATTTAGATATGATAAAAAAGTAGATTATGATAAAAATAATTGGAAAAATAATTCTATAAAATCTATAGAAAAAAACTTAGAAGAATTTAGAAGAACAATGCAAACTGAAAAAGAATTTAGTTCAATGGCAAATCAGCAAAGAATAGAAATAACATATGATGAGTATGTTAAAAATTATGAAACTCAAAATGATAAATGCATAGAAGAAATTAAAGAACTCTGGTATGGATTAGAAAATGAGATACCACCTTTAAATTCAATAAGAGATGCAAGAAGTGTAATTGATGGAACTTACGAATTTTATGTTATATTTGCAGTAATTATTGCAATAATAATTGGCGGTGGAATAGTAGCTAATGAATTTTCAAAGGGAACAATAAGGTTATTATTAATCAGACCGGTTTCAAGATGGAAAGTACTATTATCAAAATTACTATCAGTATTAATAATTAGCTTTGGCATAGTTATCTTAGGAACTACAATACTTGTAATATCAAGTGGATATGTATATGGATTTGAAACACTAAAGACACCACTTTTAGAAACTATCAATGGCACTATTACTAAAATAGATTATATTCAATACATGATTCCAAAGCTTATGATATCAGTATCAAGCTTAATATTTATAACGAGTTTAGTATTTATGATTTCTACAGTAGCTAGGAATACAGCATTAGCAGTTGCGATAAGTATGGTATTGTATTTAGGAGCAGCACCATTAACTCAAGTATTGATAAATATGAAGCAAGTTTGGTTATTAAAAACATTAATTCCATACATAAATGGATCATTTTTTAAGATAATGCCTTTCTTCACTGAACAATTAAGTAAAGAATATGGAATACAGATGCAATACACTATTGGAGCTAAACAGCTATTGCTTGCTTCAATATTAATGATAATAGTTACATTTGTAACTTTTACAAAAAAAGATATTAAAAATTAG
- a CDS encoding sensor histidine kinase produces MITLYYKDERVKLSLFILSVFIIQGIIFGVIYFNSILAINKDVITQNSSIIGELYLKDKELALEIIPIITGKKLNNVEIGEKILSDYSYNTALKYNNNPVIGNVTQSTVLLFEILILVTFLILIIGSFIIMNPLYNEIKYLTHRAESIVENKIIHNDKQYSYRGSLDKFILKFNLMEDRIKNSIGLLQEEKINLKNIINDISHQLKTPLTALSMYNDIISDHREMNNEDLDNFINLSKDQLERMEWLVKTLLKYARLESNVVEYNKEMFSIKNTIEESINPLKVKAKNKNQSLILKCEKDIEYYHDRKWVSEAISNIVKNAIEHTENNGKIEINLYETPITITISIKDNGEGIEKEELKKIFNRFYKGETSINPTSIGIGLCLSKSIIKAHDGDITVESYLGKGSIFYITFLKTVL; encoded by the coding sequence GTGATTACTTTATATTACAAGGATGAGAGAGTGAAATTAAGTTTATTTATTTTATCTGTATTTATTATTCAGGGAATAATATTTGGAGTTATTTATTTTAATTCCATTTTAGCTATAAATAAAGATGTAATAACGCAAAATTCATCAATAATAGGTGAACTTTATCTAAAAGATAAAGAGTTAGCGTTAGAAATAATTCCAATAATAACAGGAAAAAAATTAAATAATGTAGAAATTGGGGAAAAAATATTATCTGATTATTCATATAATACAGCATTAAAATATAATAATAATCCAGTTATAGGAAATGTTACACAGAGTACAGTTTTATTATTTGAGATATTAATTCTAGTAACTTTCTTAATTTTAATTATAGGCTCATTTATTATAATGAATCCATTATACAATGAAATTAAATATTTAACTCATAGAGCGGAAAGTATAGTAGAAAATAAAATTATTCATAATGATAAACAATATAGTTATAGAGGAAGCTTAGATAAGTTTATTCTTAAATTTAATTTGATGGAAGATAGAATTAAAAATAGTATAGGTTTATTACAAGAAGAAAAGATTAATTTAAAAAATATAATAAATGATATATCGCATCAATTAAAAACACCACTTACAGCATTGTCTATGTATAATGATATAATAAGTGATCATAGAGAAATGAATAATGAAGATTTAGATAATTTTATTAATTTAAGCAAAGATCAATTAGAACGAATGGAATGGCTAGTAAAAACTTTATTAAAATATGCTAGACTTGAAAGTAATGTAGTAGAGTACAATAAAGAGATGTTTTCAATAAAGAACACTATAGAAGAAAGTATAAATCCTTTGAAAGTAAAAGCAAAAAATAAAAATCAAAGTCTTATTTTAAAATGTGAAAAGGACATAGAATATTATCATGATAGGAAATGGGTATCAGAAGCTATAAGTAATATAGTAAAGAATGCAATAGAACATACTGAAAATAATGGTAAAATTGAAATAAACCTTTATGAGACCCCAATCACTATAACTATTTCTATAAAAGATAATGGTGAAGGTATTGAAAAAGAAGAATTAAAGAAGATTTTTAATAGATTCTACAAGGGTGAAACATCAATAAATCCAACAAGTATAGGAATTGGATTGTGTTTAAGTAAATCTATAATAAAAGCACATGATGGAGATATAACAGTAGAGAGCTATTTAGGAAAAGGAAGTATATTTTATATAACATTTTTAAAGACTGTTTTATAA
- a CDS encoding ABC transporter ATP-binding protein, with amino-acid sequence MNVIRLNGVYKSYGNGENEVKALKNINLDIKKGEFVSIIGASGSGKSTLLHILGGIDRPTEGEIFIEDVNLKNLSENEISLLRLRKVGFVFQFYNLIPVLTVEENIEMPVLLDDGAIDKDYKNELIKLLGLENKLNNLPSELSGGQQQRVAIGRALANRPSIILADEPTGNLDSKTAMDIMELLKYSRKKYNQTLILITHDERIAKMADRVIGIKDGEIAINEVI; translated from the coding sequence ATGAACGTTATTAGATTAAATGGAGTATATAAGAGTTATGGAAATGGAGAAAATGAAGTTAAAGCATTAAAAAATATTAATTTAGATATAAAAAAGGGAGAGTTTGTATCTATAATTGGTGCATCTGGTTCAGGAAAATCTACACTTTTACATATATTAGGGGGAATAGATAGGCCGACAGAAGGTGAGATATTTATAGAGGATGTTAATCTTAAGAATTTATCAGAAAATGAGATATCCTTATTAAGATTAAGAAAGGTTGGTTTTGTGTTTCAATTTTATAATCTAATACCTGTCTTAACAGTGGAAGAAAATATAGAGATGCCAGTATTATTGGATGATGGTGCTATAGATAAAGATTATAAAAATGAGCTGATTAAGCTATTAGGATTAGAGAATAAATTAAATAATTTACCTTCAGAATTATCTGGAGGACAACAACAAAGAGTAGCCATAGGAAGAGCACTTGCAAATAGACCATCAATAATTTTAGCAGATGAACCAACAGGAAATTTAGATTCAAAAACTGCAATGGATATTATGGAACTTTTAAAGTATTCAAGAAAAAAATATAATCAAACATTAATACTTATAACTCATGATGAAAGAATTGCAAAAATGGCAGACAGAGTGATTGGAATAAAGGATGGAGAAATAGCTATTAATGAGGTGATTTAA
- a CDS encoding ABC transporter ATP-binding protein, whose product MKAVLELKNVSKVMGNTALVEDISFTVNKGEIFGFLGPNGAGKTTTIKMITGLYSISKGEIYIDGKNVKKQFEKALKGVGGIIENPEMYGYLSGKDNLKIYARMHGGITKHRIDEVVNLVKLGNRINDKVSKYSLGMRQRLGVAQALLHRPKLLILDEPTNGLDPMGIKELRETLRELCDKEGLSVMVSSHLLSEMELMCDRFGIIDSGKIIDIKTIDDIKNNESLNIKTYLLEVNDKKKTIRIINSRYPNVVLNEDKEGIKISCEKDELAKINKELVINDISVFGTRVITKTLEDEFMEVTSGSKDQIR is encoded by the coding sequence ATGAAAGCAGTTTTAGAGTTGAAAAATGTTAGTAAAGTAATGGGGAATACTGCATTGGTTGAAGATATTAGTTTTACAGTTAATAAAGGTGAAATATTTGGATTTTTAGGACCGAATGGTGCAGGTAAAACAACTACAATAAAAATGATTACTGGTCTTTATAGTATTAGTAAAGGTGAAATATATATAGATGGAAAGAATGTTAAAAAACAATTTGAAAAAGCACTTAAGGGTGTGGGAGGAATAATAGAAAATCCTGAAATGTATGGATATTTAAGTGGAAAAGATAATTTGAAGATTTATGCAAGAATGCATGGTGGAATTACAAAACATAGAATAGATGAAGTTGTAAACTTAGTTAAGCTTGGAAATAGGATAAATGATAAAGTTAGTAAATATTCTTTGGGCATGAGACAGAGACTAGGAGTTGCTCAAGCTCTGTTACATAGACCTAAATTATTAATATTGGATGAACCTACTAATGGATTAGATCCTATGGGAATTAAGGAGTTAAGGGAAACTTTAAGAGAATTATGTGATAAAGAAGGTCTTTCAGTTATGGTATCTAGTCATCTTTTAAGTGAAATGGAACTTATGTGTGATAGATTTGGAATTATAGATAGTGGAAAAATTATTGATATAAAAACTATTGATGACATTAAAAATAATGAATCATTAAATATTAAAACTTATCTTTTAGAAGTTAATGATAAGAAAAAGACAATTAGAATAATAAATTCTAGATATCCTAATGTTGTATTAAATGAAGATAAAGAAGGTATAAAAATTTCTTGTGAAAAAGATGAATTAGCTAAGATAAACAAAGAATTAGTTATAAATGATATATCAGTATTTGGAACAAGAGTAATTACCAAAACTTTAGAAGATGAATTTATGGAAGTAACAAGTGGATCAAAAGACCAAATAAGATAA
- a CDS encoding ABC transporter permease: MKAYSYLANKQFKVNKKRNFSIVLGIILSIILFTTVGYIQSFAREIDIINAKEERGNYEAIFKNISKEDVYTLKNNVLIRTVGIYKKETEDKVKIGSLDKTIEVYALDSESIHNLFKPLIKIIKGRYPVSENEIILNQSVNLELNKYIDDKITIGDKSYVIVGFCDNEKYSNPYVINGITYLEKELFDGDINVAIISKDIKNKLVEIKNIANRIGISMEEVNEERGIIFNKRLFDSYGISVDENTNYIDEYKMGSISLYGIILILSTILTYSSINVSVKERIQQFSSLRCIGATPSKIRILLMKESFLLIVFSLIPGIILGQIVCFIISGVIFNKIIGINTYGILYKVYWNVILTVILLSILNIIISTMIPIIKMGHISPIQGAKTGGEIKSSIKRGNYKIIKKLFGYNAELAYKNIRIGNKNFIITTSALSILLIIFITFTGYYNIIINNYRSERNKNKDVSMTVYRSIPNEFNSLNSLDMLNKHKSDVKHLEVTDEINAHINYSIKALFKDVNLNKWIKTVDSKSNYGESIIYNNGKKYVYSNSVSLLIYDNESINEILPYIEDDINNKNNIKLEDFKENGVIVAYRSILKNGFNPKKEEIFDLNIGENFIMYIDSSNINESVYGKDTNYIDNMKEYINMKFLGSIDGDDLFEGNRHGFSNHLTIIASEDFYDNNKEILSSNNYNVNMEINLKKDLDRELSKDTIGSYANKIGEFYLDNESTFQDSRKSFLALSSIIYTVLFLTIFIGGVTILNNKNISILLRKKELGILLAIGINKKRLKKVLLFEGIIQWFISSSIGILSSYIILRVIYSVLYYSGEADNFRMPIISVLIVISILFIIILLGSYFPVRKLNQMETTELIRNEE; this comes from the coding sequence ATGAAAGCATATAGCTATTTAGCAAATAAGCAATTTAAAGTTAATAAAAAAAGAAACTTTTCTATAGTCTTAGGGATAATACTTAGCATAATATTATTTACAACTGTAGGATATATACAGTCATTTGCTAGAGAAATTGATATTATTAATGCAAAAGAAGAAAGGGGTAATTATGAAGCTATATTTAAAAATATATCAAAAGAAGATGTTTATACATTAAAAAATAATGTTTTGATTAGAACTGTTGGAATATACAAAAAAGAAACAGAAGATAAAGTGAAAATAGGAAGTTTAGATAAAACAATTGAGGTTTATGCTTTAGATTCTGAATCAATACACAATCTGTTTAAACCATTAATAAAAATAATTAAAGGTAGATATCCAGTTAGTGAAAATGAAATAATATTAAATCAATCTGTTAACTTAGAGCTTAATAAATATATAGATGATAAAATAACTATAGGTGATAAAAGCTATGTAATAGTAGGATTTTGTGATAATGAGAAATACTCTAATCCATATGTTATAAATGGTATAACTTACTTAGAAAAAGAATTATTTGATGGAGACATAAACGTTGCAATTATAAGTAAAGATATTAAAAATAAGTTAGTAGAAATAAAAAATATTGCTAATAGAATAGGAATAAGTATGGAAGAGGTAAATGAAGAAAGGGGTATTATATTCAATAAAAGACTTTTTGACAGTTATGGTATTTCAGTAGATGAAAATACAAATTATATTGATGAATATAAAATGGGGAGTATATCCTTATATGGGATTATACTAATATTATCAACAATATTAACGTATAGTTCTATAAATGTATCTGTAAAAGAAAGGATACAACAGTTCTCATCATTAAGATGTATAGGAGCGACACCTAGTAAAATTAGAATATTATTGATGAAAGAGAGTTTCTTATTAATAGTATTTTCACTCATACCAGGTATAATACTTGGGCAAATAGTATGTTTTATAATATCAGGCGTTATTTTCAATAAAATTATAGGAATAAATACATATGGAATACTTTATAAAGTTTATTGGAATGTAATATTAACAGTTATTTTATTAAGTATACTAAATATAATAATATCAACGATGATACCTATTATTAAGATGGGACATATATCTCCAATTCAAGGTGCAAAAACAGGAGGCGAAATAAAAAGTAGTATAAAAAGAGGAAACTATAAAATAATAAAAAAATTATTCGGTTATAATGCTGAACTAGCATATAAAAATATAAGAATAGGTAATAAAAATTTTATTATAACTACGTCTGCATTATCAATATTATTAATTATTTTTATTACTTTTACAGGATATTATAATATTATAATTAACAATTATAGAAGTGAAAGGAATAAAAATAAAGATGTAAGTATGACTGTTTATAGAAGCATACCAAATGAATTTAACAGTTTAAATTCATTAGATATGTTAAATAAACATAAAAGTGATGTTAAACATCTTGAAGTAACAGATGAAATAAATGCACATATTAATTATTCTATAAAAGCTTTATTTAAAGATGTTAATTTAAATAAATGGATAAAAACAGTAGATAGCAAAAGTAATTATGGAGAAAGCATAATTTATAATAATGGAAAAAAATATGTTTATAGCAATAGTGTATCATTACTAATATATGATAATGAATCTATAAATGAAATACTACCATATATAGAAGATGATATAAACAACAAAAATAATATTAAATTAGAAGATTTTAAAGAAAATGGAGTTATTGTAGCTTATAGAAGTATACTTAAAAATGGTTTTAATCCTAAAAAAGAAGAGATATTTGATTTAAATATAGGTGAAAATTTTATAATGTACATTGATAGTTCAAATATTAATGAAAGTGTTTATGGAAAAGATACTAATTATATAGATAATATGAAGGAATATATTAATATGAAATTTTTAGGATCTATTGATGGTGATGATCTATTTGAAGGAAATAGGCATGGTTTTTCAAATCATTTGACAATAATAGCATCTGAGGATTTCTATGACAATAATAAAGAAATCTTATCAAGTAATAATTACAATGTAAATATGGAAATAAATTTAAAAAAAGATTTAGATAGAGAATTAAGTAAAGACACAATAGGAAGTTATGCAAATAAAATAGGAGAATTTTATTTGGATAATGAATCTACATTTCAAGACAGTAGAAAAAGCTTTTTAGCTCTGTCATCTATAATATATACAGTGTTATTTCTAACAATATTTATAGGTGGGGTAACTATATTGAATAATAAAAATATAAGCATTTTACTTAGAAAAAAAGAACTTGGAATATTGTTAGCAATAGGGATAAATAAGAAGAGGCTTAAAAAAGTGTTATTATTTGAAGGTATTATACAGTGGTTTATTTCTTCAAGCATAGGTATATTATCTTCATATATAATTTTAAGGGTTATATATAGTGTGCTATATTATAGTGGTGAAGCAGATAACTTTAGAATGCCAATAATTAGTGTTTTAATAGTTATATCTATTTTATTTATTATAATTTTATTAGGAAGTTACTTTCCTGTTAGAAAACTTAATCAAATGGAAACAACAGAATTAATAAGAAATGAAGAATAA
- a CDS encoding methyl-accepting chemotaxis protein: MKKHKSIQTKFLQLSVGMICAFLVIMMTFMSYRISVQTKSDYINNSNEQMSIVSSAINNFYDQVDANINMMATNPTVMKGDTTITKYKDNVTKVDMTPSINGGVEQEIYEVFDQYADSHPETKYIYLATKDGGYINWPETYIPEKYDPTIREWYKFAIEGNGEIRRTDPYIDTTNTMITSNARIVKDSSGNIIGAVGIDVEQSSISNILNNMKTGKTGFFMIVHDNGTIMADGNNIENNFKNIKDVNIENLDNLLDKDSYQFDVKINGEKYFVNSKKVEGADWNLAALISEKELNQNMIQTNILFLCIAVIMVLAISIIIIKNVRKITNPIEESAKYLEEIGKGNFIIEINNKYLERPDEIGIIINGIQDMKNALVNLIYKIKDESTSIENEVDNVIEDVNVLNTNLEDISAATEELTASVEETAATTDEMALTSKEIEKAIISIANKSKEGADNAKEISKRANTTKENVVISKNKANDIFITTKGKLEEAIESSNVVNQINILSDSIMKITEQTNLLALNAAIEAARAGESGKGFSVVAEEIRKLAEQSKQTVLEIQDVTGKVTGSVNNLSGSANELLKFVSTDIDEDYKTMLKVADLYNEDAKAVGYIVTEFNDIAQELMYAMKNIMQSIEEVSQASEQGAIGTAGIANRTCEVNNKSVEVVQEVSKTKEHIDKLREEISKFRIQ; the protein is encoded by the coding sequence ATGAAAAAGCATAAAAGTATACAAACTAAATTTTTACAGCTTTCAGTAGGAATGATCTGCGCATTTTTGGTTATAATGATGACATTTATGTCCTATAGAATAAGTGTACAAACTAAAAGTGATTATATCAATAATTCCAATGAACAAATGTCAATTGTATCAAGCGCAATTAATAATTTTTATGATCAGGTTGATGCAAATATCAATATGATGGCAACTAATCCTACCGTAATGAAGGGTGATACAACTATTACTAAGTATAAAGACAATGTAACTAAAGTTGATATGACACCTTCTATAAATGGAGGAGTTGAACAAGAGATATATGAGGTTTTTGATCAATATGCAGATAGTCATCCAGAAACTAAATACATTTATTTAGCAACTAAGGATGGGGGATATATTAACTGGCCAGAAACATATATACCAGAAAAATATGACCCTACTATAAGAGAATGGTATAAGTTTGCTATTGAAGGTAATGGAGAAATTAGAAGAACAGATCCTTATATAGATACTACAAATACAATGATTACAAGTAATGCTAGAATCGTTAAAGATTCTTCAGGTAATATTATAGGAGCTGTAGGAATTGACGTAGAACAATCATCTATAAGTAATATATTAAATAATATGAAAACAGGAAAAACGGGATTTTTTATGATAGTTCATGATAATGGGACAATCATGGCAGATGGAAATAATATAGAAAACAATTTTAAGAATATAAAAGATGTAAACATAGAGAACTTAGATAATTTATTAGATAAGGATTCATATCAATTTGATGTAAAAATTAATGGGGAAAAATATTTTGTAAACTCTAAAAAAGTTGAAGGTGCGGATTGGAACTTAGCAGCACTAATTTCAGAAAAAGAATTAAATCAAAATATGATACAAACTAATATATTATTTCTATGCATAGCTGTAATTATGGTATTAGCTATAAGCATTATAATTATTAAGAATGTACGAAAAATTACTAATCCAATAGAAGAATCAGCAAAATACTTAGAGGAAATTGGCAAAGGTAATTTTATTATTGAGATAAATAATAAGTATCTTGAACGACCAGATGAAATTGGAATTATAATAAATGGAATTCAAGATATGAAAAACGCATTGGTAAATTTAATTTATAAAATTAAAGATGAGTCAACTTCTATAGAAAATGAAGTAGATAATGTTATAGAAGATGTAAATGTACTAAATACAAATTTAGAAGACATATCAGCAGCAACTGAAGAATTAACAGCTAGCGTTGAAGAAACAGCAGCTACAACAGATGAAATGGCTTTGACTTCAAAAGAGATAGAAAAAGCAATTATATCCATTGCAAATAAATCTAAAGAAGGTGCTGATAATGCTAAAGAAATTAGCAAAAGAGCAAATACAACAAAAGAGAATGTTGTAATTTCTAAAAACAAGGCAAATGATATATTTATAACTACTAAAGGAAAACTTGAAGAAGCTATTGAATCTTCAAATGTAGTTAATCAAATTAATATTTTATCTGATTCTATTATGAAAATTACAGAACAGACGAATTTACTTGCATTAAATGCAGCGATAGAAGCAGCTAGAGCAGGGGAATCAGGAAAAGGATTTTCAGTAGTAGCTGAAGAAATTAGAAAACTTGCAGAACAATCAAAACAAACTGTATTAGAAATTCAAGATGTAACTGGTAAAGTAACTGGTAGTGTAAATAATCTTTCTGGTAGTGCTAATGAACTCTTGAAATTTGTATCTACAGATATAGATGAAGATTATAAAACTATGTTAAAAGTAGCTGACTTATATAATGAAGATGCCAAAGCTGTAGGATACATAGTTACAGAATTTAATGATATAGCTCAAGAATTAATGTATGCTATGAAGAATATTATGCAATCAATAGAAGAAGTATCTCAGGCATCTGAGCAAGGTGCAATTGGAACGGCTGGAATAGCAAACAGAACTTGTGAAGTAAATAATAAGTCAGTAGAAGTTGTTCAGGAAGTTTCTAAGACTAAAGAACATATTGACAAACTAAGGGAAGAAATTTCTAAATTTAGAATTCAATAA